In Streptococcus pneumoniae, the sequence AGCAAAATCATTATTACAGTAGTTCCAGTTCTTCAATTAACAGTCACTTACAATCAAATTGAGTTTGAACTAGCTGAAGCGACCACAGACCTATTTCTTAGTTATATTCGCTAAAAAAGTCCCCGCCAATTCCCCGACCAAAATCCGAAAAATACCGAAAAATATCGAAAAATTATTTTTAGAATAGTCCCCAAAAGCCTGAAATAGAGCTAAAAAACTCCACCTGATTGGGTGGAGTTAAGGGAGATTATTATGAAAAAGAAAAGTTTAGGATTTTATTAAATAAAGTTAGGAGGTCTTTATTTAATAACTACATGATACAAGACGAAACTTAAAACTAGCTTAACTTTTCTAAAATTTTACTATTTTGCAAAAAATTTCTATCACCAGCACCTCACCACGCAAAAAAGCCACCTGATTGGGTGGCTTCATTAGGAGATTGTGATGAAAAAAGTTTAGGATTTTATTAAATAAAGTTAGGAGGTCTTTATTTAATGACTATATAATACTAGACCATCCTTAAATTTTGCTTAAGAAAAAACAAGTTTTGTTATTTTTTACGATTCATCCAAGTCATCCCTATACAATTATAGGTGGATAAGATTTCAAAGCCCATAGAACGATAGAAGCCCAAGGTTCTTTCTGTCTCTTCTGTCACCAGCTGGACTTGATAGGCATCTTTGTAATCCTCTAAAGCCTCTTTCATCAAGGCACTACCAATTCCTTGACGCTGATAGATTGGTAAAACGATTAAATCCTGAACCAATACTGATGAGAATCCATCTCCAACCAAACGAATCAAGCCCACCACAGCATCACCATCAAGTGCCAGATAAATTACTAATGAATGAGATAAGGCCTGCTCCAGCATCTCTGGTTGATGGGTATAATTTGTCCAACCGACAGCCTGATAGAGATGTAAAACATCCTCTAGCTTGACAATTTCTTGCTTTTTAATAGTAATCATCTCAACACCTCTTAAAGTTCTCTCAAGCTCTTGTACTGCTGTCCATTTTTATCAAAATTTTCAGGACGCAACCATGTTTCCAAACGATCTTTGACTTGAGGCCAGTCCTTATCAATCATAGACAACCAATCCGTATCTCTCGTACGTCCCTTATAAACCACTGCCTGACGGAAGGTTCCTTCATAAATAAAGCTCAAACGCTCCGCAGCTCGTCTGGATGGCAGATTTAAGGCATCGCATTTCCACTCGTAGCGACGATAGTTTAGCTCCTCAAAAACATAGCGAGCTAGGAGATACTGAGCTTCAGTTCCTATCCGTGTACCCCTTAGATCTGGAGAAAAAGTGACTGCTCCGACTTCTATTACTCGGTTATTCTGGTCAATGCGCATGAGAGAAAAAGATCCCAAAGCCTTACCAGTCGCCTTGTCTATGATTGCATAGTAAAAACGGTCCTTACGAGCCAACATCTGATGTAAAAGGCTAACCAGCTCCCCCATCTCTGCTACTGGCTCCTGAAAAAGGTAGGTCCACATCTCCTGAGGCGTATCAGGCCCATAAACAGCTAGCAAATCCTCCGCATGCTTTTCCACTGAAAGAGCCTCTATCCTAGCATAACGCCCTTCTAAGAAATCAATAGAAGGCAGTTCACCTGGTGTATAACCTTCCATTGACTCCCCAATCATTTGACCATATTCATTTACTGGCATAGCTTTCTCCTTTTTTCACTTTTCAAACTTTATAGTTGCCCATAGTATACCATACTTTCATAAGAAGATTCAAAAAATCCTCCAGATTCTACTCTGAAGGATTCCTACCTTATTTCACAACGATATTAACGAGTTTAGTTGGCTCAAACAGTTTGGGAAACTGTTTGAGGTTGGAAATCAGCAAATAAATTGGTTATTTTACAACAATATTAACCAATTTATTTGGTACACTAATCACTTTCACGATTTCCTTACCGTCAATTTCTGCTTTGACTTTTTCATCCGCTAGAGCAATTTCTTGCAATTCTTCACGTGATAGGTCTTTAGCGACCATGAGTTTGGCACGGACTTTACCTTTGATTTGGACAACGATTTCGATTTCGTCTTCAACCAGTTTACTTTCGTCCCATGTTGGCCAAGTCACGTAAGAGATTGACTCACCTGTTGCAGCAACAGTTTGCCAGAGTTCTTCTGCCAAGTGAGGTGCAAATGGGGCAATCAATTGGATAAATCCTTTGGCATAGTCAACATAGAGCTTGTCTTCCTTGTTAGCCGCATTGACAAAGACCATAAGTTGGGCAATGGCTGTGTTGAATTTGAGGGAATCAATTTGCTCTGTGACAGCTTTAACAGTTTCGTTGTAAACCTTGTCAAGAGCGCCATTGTTTTCCGCAACAATTTCCTTACTTCTAATCAAACGGTAAACACGGTCAAGGAACTTACGACTTCCTTCCAGACCTTCTTCTGACCAAGCAATCGAAGCATCGAGTGGTCCCATGAACATTTCATAGACACGAAGGGTATCAGCACCGTATTGTTCCACCACATCGTCTGGGTTGACAACGTTCTTGAGCGATTTAGACATCTTGGCTGGCGCTTGCTCCAACTCTTCCCCTGTTTCCACATGGAAGAAAGAACCATCACGTTTTTCAACCTTGTCAGTCGCCACAAGAGCCCCACGGTGGTCACGATAGCTTGTTCCCAAAATCATTCCTTGGTTAAAGAGTTTTTGGAATGGTTCCTTAGTTGGAACAACACCGAGGTCATAGAGGAATTTATGCCAGAAACGAGCGTAAAGCAAGTGAAGTACAGCATGTTCCGCACCACCCACGTAGATATCTACTGGCAACCATTGTTTGAGCAGATCCTCGTCAGCCAATTTCTCAGTATTGTGTGGGTCAATATAGCGGAGGTAGTACCAGCTTGAACCTGCCCATTGTGGCATAGTATTTGTTTCACGACGACCTTTGACACCATCTTCACGAGTCACTTCAAGCCAGTCTGTCAAGTTAGCTAGTGGACTTTCACCAGTACCTGAGGGACGGATATCCTTAGTTACAGGCAAGACAAGTGGCAATTCACTTTCAGGGACAGCTGTTGAAGTTCCATCTTCCCAATGAATGATTGGGATTGGCTCACCCCAGTAACGTTGACGGCTAAAGAGCCAGTCGCGGAGACGGTAGGTTACCTTCTCTTGTCCACAGCCTTTTTCTTCCAACCAAGCCACAATCTTGGCAATAGCGTCTTCTTTGTTGAGTCCATCTAGGAAGTCTGAATTAACGTGAAGGCCATCTTCTGTGTAGGCAGCTTCTTCAACATTTCCACCTTCAAGTACTTCGACGATTGGAAGGTCAAATTGTTTGGCAAATTCCCAGTCACGTTGATCGTGGGCAGGCACAGCCATTACCGCACCTGTACCATAGCTAGCAAGAACGTAATCCGCAATCCAGATTGGAATTTCCTTACCATTGACAGGATTGATGGCATAAGCACCAGTCCATACACCAGTTTTTTCTTTGGCAAGGTCGGTACGAGCCAAGTCTGACTTAAGGCTGGCTTGGTGTTTGTAGTCTGCTACTGCTTCTGCTTGCTCTGTGCTTGTGATGGCATCTACTAATTCATGTTCAGGAGCCAAAACAGTGAAAGTCGCACCGAAAAGTGTGTCCGGACGAGTAGTAAAGACTGTAAATTCCTTGTCTGTTCCTTTTACTTTGAAAGTTACATTGGCACCAGTTGATTTACCAATCCAGTTGCGTTGCATATCCTTGATAGACTCTGACCAATCTAGTTCATCTAAGTCATTGAGCAAGCGCTCTGCGTAAGCCGTGATTTTGAGCATCCATTGGCGCATTGGTTTGCGGACAACTGGATAGCCTCCACGTTCAGAAGTTCCGTCAGGAAGCACTTCTTCATTGGCAATGGCAGTTCCCAATTCCTCAACCCAGTTTACTGGCACTTCAGCTTCATAGGCCAAGCCTTTTTCGTAAAGCTTGGTGAAAATCCATTGAGTCCACTTGTAGTAGTTTGGATCTGTTGTGTTGACTTCACGATCCCAGTCATAAGAAAATCCAAGCGCATTGATTTGACGTTTGAAGTTGGCAATGTTTTCCGCTGTAAATTCTGCTGGGTCATTACCAGTATCCATAGCGTATTGCTCTGCAGGCAAACCAAAAGCATCCCAACCCATTGGGTGAAGGACATTGTAGCCTTGCGCACGTTTGTAACGACTGAGGATATCGGTTGCAGTATAACCTTCTGGGTGTCCTACGTGCAGACCAGCTCCAGACGGATAAGGGAACATATCAAGCGCATAAAACTTAGGTTTTGATGCATCTGTTCCTGTCTTAAATGTATGATGTTCTGCCCAGTAGCCCTGCCACTTAGGCTCAATTTCTTTATGATTGTAAAAACTCATGGTCTCTCTCCAATTTTGTGATGTTACTATTATACCATTTTTGAGGGAATTTGAAATGTGTTTAAAGGAAAAACTGTATACTGTATCTCATTAATTTTGATGACTATGAATTGCTCTATCTCCCACTTTTTATCCCATTGTTATGCAGTAAATCAAGGAGTAAGTCAAGAAGCTTATCTCGTATAGCACAAAATACTTATTTTAGACCGAAGATAAAACTGGAATGCTAATTAATGTATTCACAATAAATAGCCGACTACCTATGTCGCTTTTTGATTTATGAAGAACGTATAGTAGACTGAATCTGAAATAGTACGAAACAATTGCTAAAACATTTATAGAAATTAATTTTACTTTCCCAATCGATTTGTTCTCATCCTATTTCAATCTTCTATAGAATTCAATACAGGGATCAATAAAAGACTACCATTTGGAAAACAGTAGTCCTTATTGTTTATTTTGAATTTACATAGGCATCTACAGCGATAATAGCTTGAGCAACATCTGAGGGCGAAATCTTAAACGGCATCTGATGAATTGTCTCACCCTCCATAGTTGCTTGTTTACCAACTTTTATTAAATCATCATATCCAACTTGATCCAAATGCATTTCTTTTAGAGTTGTTGGCATACCAATTTTTTTGTAAAACTCAATATACTTATCAAGTTCTTCTTTAGGTCTATTTTCCAATAATAGTTGTACTAAAGTTCCATAAGCTACTTTTTCACCATGTGTTAAATGATGAATGTCGCCTGTCAATGCAGTAAAACCATTATGAATTGCATGCGCCGCAGCTAATCCTCCACTTTCAAAACCTAGGCCACTCAATAAAGTATTAGCTTCAACAATATTTTCTAATGCTGGTGTCACCACTTTAGCTTCACAAGCTGCCATAGCCTGTAAACCATCTGCAAACAGCGTTTCTTCACATTTCTTCGCAATTGCAACTCCAGCCAATGTTTGCTGTTGTCCCAACATAGTTTTTCCATTTGCCTGCATAACCGCACGCGCCTCAACCCAAGTTGCTAAACCATCTGCAATACCAGACGCTAATAAACGCTTAGGGGCTTGTGAAATAACTTTTGTATCAACCAAAACTAAATCTGGATTTTTAGAATAAAATAGATAATGATCAAATGCACCTTCATCTGTATAAATAACAGATAAAGCAGATACAGGTGCGTCGGTCGATGCAATTGTTGGAGCAATAATAACAGGCTTTTCAATCAAATCTGCAATAGCTTTTGCGCTATCAATCGTCTTTCCCCCACCAAGACCGATAATACTATCACAATTTTCTTTCTCAGCCAAGGCAACAACTCGATTGATTTCATTGTCAGAAGCTTCACCATTAAATAGCGCCAGAACAATATGGAAACCATACCTATGTAGATAATCTTCAAATCGTTTTCCAACAATATCATAAACCAACTGATCGCATAATAGAATAGGGTAATTTCCCAAATCCAAAATTGATTTGGCATTTTCAAACAAGGCATTTTCCCCCTGAATATATCTAGAAGGACTAGCAAAAATTCTCATATGTATTTCCTCTCTATCTAAATGGAACGACTATTTTGAGTAACAAACCAATCGTCAGAAAAATCATCAACCGCCTTTTGGATAGATGGCATGGCGAAAGCTGATTCAAAAACATCTGCTCCTGCTGTAACAGCATGCGCACCTGCAGCTAAAGCATTATTTACTTGTGCTACATTTTTAAAGGATGCAGCTAAAATCTTACTAGGAGAGTTCTGTCTATCAATAGCAAGAGCTAATTGACGAATGACAGAATTTGAATCAATGTTCAGATTTTCCATTCTATTATAATATGGAGCTAGGTAATCCGCTCCTGCTTCGATAGCTAATAATCCCTGAATAACTGTATAAATAGCTGTTGCAGTGATATGGTAGCCCTCTTTTTTTAGCGCCTTTATTGCACGTAATCCAGCTGGAGTAACAGGTACTTTGATAAATATATCATCTCCTGCTTGTCTTCGAATTTTATGAGCGTCCTTTAAGATGCCTTCAAAATCTTGAGAAATCACCTGAACATGAATAGAGGGTGTAGAGCCAATCAATTCTCTTACATCTTTGATTCGTTCAAAAAAATTAATAGAACCCTCTCTTTTTGCAATAGTGGGATTTGAAGTTACCCCAGCTAGCGGCAAAATTTCAGACCACTTTTTAATCTCATCTAAATTTAATGTGTCAAGCATAAATTCCATAAAAAGAACCTCTTTATTTTACAAAGTATGCTCAGTACGTCCTATAATGTCATCTTGGGTTGCCTTAGAAAGAACATTGAAGAATGCAGAGTATCCTGCAACACGAACAATTAAGTCTCTGTGTTTTTCAGGATGTTTCTGAGCGTCAATCAACGTCTCTCTGGAAACAACATTGTATTGAATATGGTACCCATGTAAACGATTAAAGAATGTTCGTAACAAAGCAATTAGTTTTAATTTATCTTCTTCTTTGGCTAACGTTTGAGGATTTACTTTCTGATTTAAGAGAACCCCACCTACGATTTCATCTGTTGGTAATTTTGAAACAGATTTTAAAACAGATGTAGGGCCGTGTTGATCCATATTATGTGATGGTGAACAACCCTCTGCTAACGGTGTACCCGCGTTGCGTCCATCTGGAGTTGCTAATGTTCCACGTCCCTGCCCTACGTTGGCTGATATAGAAGATGTTCCTGAATAACGAATTCCTCCAATAGGCCCTCTTCCATAACGTGTATTAGGATATTTAGCAATTTCATCAACATAAATGTCATAAGCAGCAGTAACCAATTTGTCAGCATAATCATCATCATTACCATACTTAGGTGCATCATGAATCAACATTTCTTGAATGACCTTACCTTCTTCTCCGGCATAATCTGTTTCCAGTGCATGCCAAAGCTGACTTGGGCTTATACGTTCTTCCTCAAACACCAATTTTTTAATTGCAGCTAATGAATCCGACAAATTTGCAATTCCAACTTGCAATCCTGATATATAATCATATACTGCTCCACCTTCTTTAAGGTGTTTTCCACGACCAATACAATCATCAGTCAATGCTGAACATAGAATATCAGGAACTTCTCGTTCCAATGATAAATCAATAGAATTTTCAACAATAACACTCATTCGTGTCAAATATCTTAGTGTTTTATCCCAAGCATTTTCTAATTCAGAAAAGTTCTTCATATCCTTAAAATGACCAAAGCTTGGTGCAAACCGTTTACCCGAAGCCGGATCAATTCCATCATTCATCGTGATAAGTAGAACCTTAGGGAAGTTCATATAACTCATACCTGTGCAACGATAGCCCCATTTCCCCGGAACTGCCGTTTCAACACATCCAATGGCACTGTAATCATAAGCATCATCTTCCAATACTCCTTTTGCAATAAAAGAAGGAATAATAATCTCATCATTATTAAATGCAGGCATACCAAAACCAAGTTTCATCACTTCAATACACTCATTCATGAAACGAGCATCTAAACCTGCATGGTAACGTACAGTTAGATTAGGTTGCGGTAGATGGGTTTGTGCAACTGATTTTAATACCAAATAAGATAATGGGTTAACAGCATCCTTCTTATCTCGAGTCTGTCCACCAATTGTAACATTTTGATATAAAGGACTTCCTGCTGAAGAAAATGTATGTGATTGACTGCGAACCTTATTAATTGTAATTGTCTTAATCCAAAGATTTGTCAGACGTTCAACAATGCTATCTTCTGTTTCTTTACCACTTTCTAAATCAGCCTTCATATATGGATACATATATTGATCAAAACGGCCATATGAAAGAGAGTGGCCATTAGATTCAATTTGTAAAATACATTGAATAAACCAAACTGATTGAATAGCTTCTGCAAAAGTAGTTGCCGGTTCATATGGGACTCTAGAGCAAATATCTGCAATCTCAAGTAATTCTTTCTTACGTTTAGGATTTGCATTTTCGGCTAAACTTTTAGCAAGAGCAACAAAGCGCTTTGCATATACTTTAATAGCATCGATTACGATAAATATAGAGTCGTAAAAATGATATTTATCAATACTTGCTGGATCTGTTAAATCTAGAGCTACTTTTGCTTTACGAGCCCGCTCTTCAAAACCTCTTAAACCAAATTGCAAAAGTTTCTGATAGTTAACTGCTAAGTGAGCATCTCCAGAATTCATCTTACCTTCCATACCGAAGAATCCTGTTTCCATATAAACTGACACTTCTTCAGGTAATAAGGCACCAGCTCTAACACGTAAATTATTATTTTCCCAAAACGGAGCAATACTTCTAAGTTGTTCTTTTGTTTCTTCTGTAATATAGAAAACATCTCCATCACGCTTTTCAAAAAGATCCAACTCATTGAGAACAAATTCTAGCGTATATTCCGGAAAAATAGGAGCATCTTTATTGGAAGAAGCTTGATTTCCCGCAATCATAGATTCTTCTTCAATATAGATAGACATATTTTCCAAAATTTCTTTCAGCATATATGCACGTTTTAGGACATTAGGTTGTTCCTTGTATCGTTCATAGGCGCGTGTTGCTAGAACTGCTCTCTCAGCATCAATATAAGGTTTTTTATTTAAAACATCTTCTCGATATTTGTTCATCCTTTCAGTAAGGCTGCCAAAATATTCTGTCTTGATTGTTGTTCTTGCTACTTCTGTATTTACCATCGTAAGCACCTTTCTTTCGAAAATATTTTTATTTCTTTCGAAAATATAATACCGATTTTTATAGAAATTTTCAAGCTTTTAACTAGAAAAATTTTAACTCTCTAATTTTTAGCACAAATGTGTGAGTTTAACAGTAACACACAAATACCTCTAAGATTGTTTGATTTCATTTTGGTAAGCTAAACGATCTTGTATCTTAAAGAATGGAAAGTAAACCACTGTAGATATCACCAATACTAATAACTGAGTCACAACACCTTGCCATCCACCCACCAAAAATCCTGATAGAATAGCTGGTGTACTCCAAGGCAATGTTACCCCTGAGAATGGCTGCATGAAACCTGTTGCAATAGCTCCATATACTATCACAGCTGCAAGTACAGGAACAAGAATGAAAGGTACAAACATAACTGGATTCATGACAATCGGAAATCCAAATACAACTGGCTCATTTACGTTAAATATTGCTGGAAAAGCTGCAACTTTTCCTAAGGTTTGGTATTGTTTTGATTTTGCTGCAAAAAGCATGGCAACTACAAGACCAAACGTAATCCCTGAACCTGATAGAATTAAAAATGAATCTAAAAATTGTTGAGTAACAATATGTGCACCATTTTCTAATGATAGATTAGCAGAGGCTAACATAGCTTTATTAGCGTCAAGATTAGATAAAAGCAGAGCTGTCACTACTCCATTTACTACCGATTGCCCATGAACACCAAACCACCACAAAAATGATATAAAGAATGCAATTCCAATAGCACCATACAAAGATCCAGTTAAACCTTGCAACGGAACTTGAATAGCAGAATAAATCATTTCTATGAATGTTCCGCCATTAGTCAATGACTTCGCTAAAATATATACAATCATAGAAGATAAGAAAATTACAAATGCTGGAATCATTGCTTCAAACTGTTTGGCAATAGCTTGTGGAACTTGTTCTGGCATCTTAATAACAATTTTTCTCTTTATAAAGAAGGTATAAATACTTCCTACTACCAAACCTATAATGATAGCACCGATAATTCCTTGGCCTCCAAACCAAACTTTACTAATAGCGTCCCCAATCGCCTCACCTTGTTTAGGGATATAAGATGATCTTAGCAAAATAAAGAATGCAGATACAGATAGAACTCCAGCTGGTAAAGCCTCTACTCCGCTATTCTTAGCATAAGAATAGGCAATTGAAAAACAAGAAATTAGACCCATAATAGCAAAAGTTCCTGAATATACTTGCATAAACGGCTCTGTCCAATTAGCTCCAAAAACACTAGCAATGCTCTTATTTAATCCTTCGAACGGCAATTGTCCCATAATCAAGAACAAACTACCAACTACTGTCAATGGCAAAATTGCTAACATCCCATCTTTTAGAGCTATAATGCCACGCATATTCACAAACTTCATCATCGGTGCAATGATTTTCTGAACATCCATCTTTGACATAATAAATCTCCTTTTCTTACCCACTAATCAAAGATAGGGCCAAATCTAATACTTTTTTCCCATCTAACATACCATAGTCCATCATCGGAATAACAGCTATCGGAACATCACACTTATCACAAATTTCTTTTGATTTATCTAAT encodes:
- a CDS encoding glycyl radical protein, translating into MVNTEVARTTIKTEYFGSLTERMNKYREDVLNKKPYIDAERAVLATRAYERYKEQPNVLKRAYMLKEILENMSIYIEEESMIAGNQASSNKDAPIFPEYTLEFVLNELDLFEKRDGDVFYITEETKEQLRSIAPFWENNNLRVRAGALLPEEVSVYMETGFFGMEGKMNSGDAHLAVNYQKLLQFGLRGFEERARKAKVALDLTDPASIDKYHFYDSIFIVIDAIKVYAKRFVALAKSLAENANPKRKKELLEIADICSRVPYEPATTFAEAIQSVWFIQCILQIESNGHSLSYGRFDQYMYPYMKADLESGKETEDSIVERLTNLWIKTITINKVRSQSHTFSSAGSPLYQNVTIGGQTRDKKDAVNPLSYLVLKSVAQTHLPQPNLTVRYHAGLDARFMNECIEVMKLGFGMPAFNNDEIIIPSFIAKGVLEDDAYDYSAIGCVETAVPGKWGYRCTGMSYMNFPKVLLITMNDGIDPASGKRFAPSFGHFKDMKNFSELENAWDKTLRYLTRMSVIVENSIDLSLEREVPDILCSALTDDCIGRGKHLKEGGAVYDYISGLQVGIANLSDSLAAIKKLVFEEERISPSQLWHALETDYAGEEGKVIQEMLIHDAPKYGNDDDYADKLVTAAYDIYVDEIAKYPNTRYGRGPIGGIRYSGTSSISANVGQGRGTLATPDGRNAGTPLAEGCSPSHNMDQHGPTSVLKSVSKLPTDEIVGGVLLNQKVNPQTLAKEEDKLKLIALLRTFFNRLHGYHIQYNVVSRETLIDAQKHPEKHRDLIVRVAGYSAFFNVLSKATQDDIIGRTEHTL
- the leuS gene encoding leucine--tRNA ligase, whose amino-acid sequence is MSFYNHKEIEPKWQGYWAEHHTFKTGTDASKPKFYALDMFPYPSGAGLHVGHPEGYTATDILSRYKRAQGYNVLHPMGWDAFGLPAEQYAMDTGNDPAEFTAENIANFKRQINALGFSYDWDREVNTTDPNYYKWTQWIFTKLYEKGLAYEAEVPVNWVEELGTAIANEEVLPDGTSERGGYPVVRKPMRQWMLKITAYAERLLNDLDELDWSESIKDMQRNWIGKSTGANVTFKVKGTDKEFTVFTTRPDTLFGATFTVLAPEHELVDAITSTEQAEAVADYKHQASLKSDLARTDLAKEKTGVWTGAYAINPVNGKEIPIWIADYVLASYGTGAVMAVPAHDQRDWEFAKQFDLPIVEVLEGGNVEEAAYTEDGLHVNSDFLDGLNKEDAIAKIVAWLEEKGCGQEKVTYRLRDWLFSRQRYWGEPIPIIHWEDGTSTAVPESELPLVLPVTKDIRPSGTGESPLANLTDWLEVTREDGVKGRRETNTMPQWAGSSWYYLRYIDPHNTEKLADEDLLKQWLPVDIYVGGAEHAVLHLLYARFWHKFLYDLGVVPTKEPFQKLFNQGMILGTSYRDHRGALVATDKVEKRDGSFFHVETGEELEQAPAKMSKSLKNVVNPDDVVEQYGADTLRVYEMFMGPLDASIAWSEEGLEGSRKFLDRVYRLIRSKEIVAENNGALDKVYNETVKAVTEQIDSLKFNTAIAQLMVFVNAANKEDKLYVDYAKGFIQLIAPFAPHLAEELWQTVAATGESISYVTWPTWDESKLVEDEIEIVVQIKGKVRAKLMVAKDLSREELQEIALADEKVKAEIDGKEIVKVISVPNKLVNIVVK
- a CDS encoding fructose-6-phosphate aldolase, which gives rise to MEFMLDTLNLDEIKKWSEILPLAGVTSNPTIAKREGSINFFERIKDVRELIGSTPSIHVQVISQDFEGILKDAHKIRRQAGDDIFIKVPVTPAGLRAIKALKKEGYHITATAIYTVIQGLLAIEAGADYLAPYYNRMENLNIDSNSVIRQLALAIDRQNSPSKILAASFKNVAQVNNALAAGAHAVTAGADVFESAFAMPSIQKAVDDFSDDWFVTQNSRSI
- a CDS encoding PTS sugar transporter subunit IIC; the encoded protein is MSKMDVQKIIAPMMKFVNMRGIIALKDGMLAILPLTVVGSLFLIMGQLPFEGLNKSIASVFGANWTEPFMQVYSGTFAIMGLISCFSIAYSYAKNSGVEALPAGVLSVSAFFILLRSSYIPKQGEAIGDAISKVWFGGQGIIGAIIIGLVVGSIYTFFIKRKIVIKMPEQVPQAIAKQFEAMIPAFVIFLSSMIVYILAKSLTNGGTFIEMIYSAIQVPLQGLTGSLYGAIGIAFFISFLWWFGVHGQSVVNGVVTALLLSNLDANKAMLASANLSLENGAHIVTQQFLDSFLILSGSGITFGLVVAMLFAAKSKQYQTLGKVAAFPAIFNVNEPVVFGFPIVMNPVMFVPFILVPVLAAVIVYGAIATGFMQPFSGVTLPWSTPAILSGFLVGGWQGVVTQLLVLVISTVVYFPFFKIQDRLAYQNEIKQS
- a CDS encoding GNAT family N-acetyltransferase, which produces MITIKKQEIVKLEDVLHLYQAVGWTNYTHQPEMLEQALSHSLVIYLALDGDAVVGLIRLVGDGFSSVLVQDLIVLPIYQRQGIGSALMKEALEDYKDAYQVQLVTEETERTLGFYRSMGFEILSTYNCIGMTWMNRKK
- a CDS encoding glycerol dehydrogenase — its product is MRIFASPSRYIQGENALFENAKSILDLGNYPILLCDQLVYDIVGKRFEDYLHRYGFHIVLALFNGEASDNEINRVVALAEKENCDSIIGLGGGKTIDSAKAIADLIEKPVIIAPTIASTDAPVSALSVIYTDEGAFDHYLFYSKNPDLVLVDTKVISQAPKRLLASGIADGLATWVEARAVMQANGKTMLGQQQTLAGVAIAKKCEETLFADGLQAMAACEAKVVTPALENIVEANTLLSGLGFESGGLAAAHAIHNGFTALTGDIHHLTHGEKVAYGTLVQLLLENRPKEELDKYIEFYKKIGMPTTLKEMHLDQVGYDDLIKVGKQATMEGETIHQMPFKISPSDVAQAIIAVDAYVNSK
- a CDS encoding GNAT family N-acetyltransferase, which gives rise to MPVNEYGQMIGESMEGYTPGELPSIDFLEGRYARIEALSVEKHAEDLLAVYGPDTPQEMWTYLFQEPVAEMGELVSLLHQMLARKDRFYYAIIDKATGKALGSFSLMRIDQNNRVIEVGAVTFSPDLRGTRIGTEAQYLLARYVFEELNYRRYEWKCDALNLPSRRAAERLSFIYEGTFRQAVVYKGRTRDTDWLSMIDKDWPQVKDRLETWLRPENFDKNGQQYKSLREL